AGCTATAGCCTCATTACTAGGTTTTGAAGATGTTTATCTTGTTACTGATGTTGATGGGATAATGACTACAGATCCAGATATAATTCCTAGTGCTAGGATAGTTAGATATATGAGTTATAGAGAGGCTCTAGAAGCTTCTATGTATGGTGCAAAGAGGATTAATCCCAAGGCATTTGAACCTCTTGAGAGATTCTATAGCTCAAAAGTTTTGATAGGTTCTTGGAAGATGTTTGGAACAGAGGTTGTAAAGGAATTGTCAAGTAGTTTATATGGCCCTAAGATAATCATGGGTAAGAGATCTTCTGACTATTCATATCTAGCTATAGTTGGTGAGGGTGTTTCTAGAACTAAGAACATAAGATTAGTATTAGATGTTCTTGACTCTGAAAAAATTGAGCTACTTGGTATACAGGCATATGCATATAGACCTTCACTAGTTCTATATGTAGATAACAACGATATGCTCAAAGCCTTAAAATCTCTGCACAAAGCACTTTTTGAAGGTGATTAAAATGAAGAGATCTGTAGCTATATTAGGAGCTACAGGTATTGTGGGACAAAGATTCTTCTCTCTACTCTCAGAACACCCATGGTTTGACCTAAGACTTGTTATGGCATCAGAGAGAAGTGCTGGTAAGATATATGCAGAGAGTGTTAAATGGGTCTTGGAAAAACCACTTCCAAAGAAGGCATATGAATTAACCATTGAACAGATAGATATTGATACTATCACAAGGGAGAAGATAGATATTGCTTTTACAGCACTTCCAGCTGATGCAGCAAAAGAGATTGAGCCTGAGCTCGCTAGGAGGGGAATAGTAGTAGTATCTAATGCTAGTTCCATGAGACTTGAACCAGATATACCCTTGCTCAACCCAGAGGTTAACGCTGATCATATTGATGTAATAGAATTTCAGCGAAGAAATAGGGGGTGGAACGGTGCTATAGCTAAAGTACCCAACTGTACAACTGCAATTTTAACACTATCACTTAAGCCACTCCATGATGAGTATGGTATTAAACGAGTTGTCGTCTCAACAATGCAGGCATTATCTGGTGCAGGTCTTACAGGAGTTCCATCAATGTTTATACTCGATAACATTATACCCTATATAGAGGGTGAGGAAGAGAAGGTCGAGGCAGAGTCTAGAAAGATCCTCGGAACACTAAAACAGGGTGTAATAGAGCTAAATAATAGTATTGCTGTATCAGCAAGTTGCCACAGAGTAATGGTGTTAGAAGGACATTCAATGGCTGTATTTGTTGAACTAGAAAAGAAACCTAGGGATATAGAAGAGATTATAAATGTTATGGAGACATTCAAAGACAATAAAATAAAGGGTTTGGGACTACCAACAGCTCCAGAAAAACCTGTTGTGGTGAGAAGAGAGGTGGATAGACCACAGCCAAGATTAGATAGATTAGAGGGTAATGGTATGAGCGTTGTGGTAGGGAGGATAAGAGAGGACAAGGTTATGAATGGAATAAAATACTTTGCACTAGGGCACAACACCATTAGAGGAGCAGCAGGAACAGGGGTTTTGATAGCAGAACTACTGGTGAAGAAGGATCTAGCCTAGGAGTTTAATATTTGCCCAACTAAACTATTTTCCTAATAGGATACATGAAGAAGCTCTCACAATTTTGACCAAAAACATATTTACCTATTAAATTATAAGTATTGTGGGTGGTATTAATGGATCAGGAGTATATAGCTAAGGTTTTATCTTGTATAAGAGATTCAGAGTTTCAAGCCTATAGAGTATATATGAAATTATCATCTCTACCATTTCTATCCAAAGAAATTTCAATTACATTCAGACACATAGCAAGGGAATCCCAAAACCATGGTCTCTTTATAGAGGAGTTAATGAGTTTACTAAATCTTAGCTATATAAATAATGCTTGTAGAGATGTTGGTGGAACTACATATGACTCATATAAGAAGCTCGATGAGCTCTATGGTAGAGAAATCAGAGAGTTGGATAATGTTATTGAGATATTGAATCTTCTAAATAATGTCGAGACGGTAGCAGGTGAAGAGATCTATACAGCTCTTGTTCTACCATTACTAGCCAAATCTGTTGAAAATGAGCTTATATCTGAGATTATACATAAAGTGAAGAGTGATGAAAATATACATAGATATCTAGTAGAGCTTTCTAGAAAATTCATAAACAGATAGATATTTCTAATAATCCTCAATCCCATTGTTTAGCACATTAGACTTTTTCACAGAGCTCCTACTACAATATCTCTACCCAGCCATCTAGAGTCTTATCATTCCATGAATCTCCGAATCCAAAAAATAAAACAATATACCTTTAGTTTGAAACATTATAAAGTTTCTTAAAGCAATACGAACAATATTTATTCAGAATATCTTAGAGTTTCAACACTTTAGAAATAGTTTATATCTTTTAAGTATTTTGCTATGTATGGATGACTACACATATAAACCCCTCGACATAATATAACAAGTCTGGGAGAAGTGATGAAGACTATATCCATACTACTAACATCCGTAATACTATTATCCCTCCTAATATATTTCAGTGGATATAGTGAAAGAGCTATATCTGGTATAGATATTGATAGTATTGCTAATTCCATCTTAGGCAACATCTCCGTGGCTGTAATATTTGAGAACAAGAGTATTGCTATGGAGATATACTCGCAGCTTATTGGAAAGGTAGGATCTGTTGACTTCTATAATGTAAGAGATGTTGATAGGGCTTTGGGGAGATACGAAATACTGTTTCTAGCGCCAGAGGCTGTAGATAGGGTGTCTATGAATAAATCATTGGTGTTTAAGCTAGTTAAAAGTAATATGACTACAGTTCTCCTAGATAGAGATCCTCGCAGCCTATTTAGAGCATTTAACTCATCAGAACCACCATTAGCAATTATACCAATAAACTTTACATCAAATGGAAAACAGATAGAGCCAAGAGTAACAGTATCAATCATAGAGAGCTATACACATAGAAATCTAACGAGATGCCCTGTTAGCTATATGGTGTTTGGAGAAGGGTATTCCAAGAGATATATAGACATATTGAGGGTGTGGGCAAAAAGCCGTTTCAGCATAGATAATCAGAATAGATGTGGAATATGTGTAAAAGCTCAGGATATTTATCGATGCACATGTATTGCAGACTTCCATTATATTGATAGTATCCGTGATCCTAGGGGAAGAATTGTAGGTTACCAAGAATATTCAATAACATTTGCATATTCAGTTATGCCAGATGGACAGTTCATGTGGAGAGTTTTTATATGGCACCATGTTTATGCTATTGACTCATCATACTATTTACCATTAGCCACTCCTTTCGGCTGGGATACAGAGCCAAATAGAATAATTGTTGATGTTAGTAAGAGTGTGGAATACACATACGAAGTTCATCTAATAGATAGATATGACCAAGAGATTATTGGGTATCAGTTTCCTTCACAAACAACATACTGCCCTATAGGATCTTGCATAGCTAGAGGCCCACCTCTCTATCTAGCTTTTGACCATAGTGATGAGTATGTATATAGCAACTACTATAATAGAGAGATTCAGGTTCGTATGAAATTGATGTGGGGTCAGCCATGGTATAGCTATTGGGGTCGGTTTGGAGGAGTAAGGAATAATGGTGTTAAGGGATATATAGATGTGCTTGCTCCAGAACCCTTTACACCTATAATAACCTTTAAAGGTGTTCTCATTACCCCAACAGCAGGGCTCCTCACAGCTTATTGCAACCATACATGGGGATTCATAGTCTATAGAGATAAAAATCTCTTCTCCTACTATAGCCTAGGGACTTCCTACCCCAAGTTGTAGCCCTAAATATTTTTCTAGCTTCATAACATCTATCTCTATTGGCTATTTTATTTTATTGCTAGAGGGTTTTGGAGCCATTGTCTTTTATAGATAGACTTGAATAAGTGTTGTGTAGATATGATAGAGGGTTGATAGTGAATTTGGTTAGGTTTTTAATCTTCTCTGTTGTTATTGTATGTGGTATCGACTATGTTTAGATATGTTAAGCCTCCTACAGAGGGTGAGTTTATAAGGATTGAGAATGGTAGATTTGTTGTACCTAGAAATCCTATTGTAGCGTATATTGAGGGTGATGGGGTTGGTCCTGAGGTTGTATCTGCTGCTAGAGCTGTTATTGATGAGGCTATAGATATTGTTTATGGCGATAGAGGTATTGTTTGGTGGGAGCTGTATGCAGGTGAGAAAGCTGTTAAGATCTATGGAGAGCTACTGCCTAGTGATACTATAGAGGGTATAAAATATACTATTGTTGCTCTCAAGGGGCCTTTGACAACACCTATAGGTACAGGTCATAGAAGTTTGAATGTTGCTCTTAGACAGCTACTTGATCTCTATGCAAATATGAGACCTGTGTATTTCTTTGGTCAGCCAGCACCCCATAGATATGCTGATTACGATAACTTTGTTATTTTTAGGGAGAATACAGAGGATCTTTATCTAGGTATTGAGTGGAGATATGATAGTGAGGAGGCTAGAAAGCTGAGGGAGTTTCTTAGAAGGGAGCTGGGCATTGTTATTAGGGATGATGCAGGGCTAGGGCTTAAGGTGATAAGCAGATTTGCTACTGAGAGAATAGTTAGAAAGGCTTTGAGATGGGCTATAGAGAATAGGAGAAGGGTTGTCACGGTTATGCATAAAGGTAATATTATGAAGTATACAGAGGGTGCATTTAGGGAATGGGCATATGAGGTAGCTTTAAAGGAGTTTAGAGATTTTATTGTTACTGAAGAAGAGGTTGAGAAGCTCTATGGAGGTAAGGTGCCTGAGGGAAAGATACTGTTTAATGATAGAGTTGCAGACAACATGTTCCAACAACTAGTTGTAAGACCCTGGGACTATGATGTGATTATAGCACCAAATGTAAATGGTGACTACATAAGCGAGTTAGCAAATGCTCTTGTGGGAGGTGTAGGTATAGCTCCAAGTCTAAATATGGGAGACTATATAGCTATTGCAGAACCTGTCCATGGAACTGCACCAAAGTATGCTGGAAAAGATATTGCAAATCCTATGGCGGCTATACTAAGTGGAGCTCTACTACTAGACTATATAGGTTGGAAGGAGGCTGCAGAACTCATTAGAAAAGGTATTAAGGAGGCTATAAGACAAAATAAAGTGACACAAGATATTGCTAGACATCTACAGAATGTAACACCATTGAAATGTAGTGAATTTACAAAACAATTAATAGAGATATTACATTCTATTAAATAATAGCTAGAATAGAACAGCCAAGCTATAGACAAAGATTAGTTGTAGTATTGGATAAAAATACTTATTGTCTTATTAATTCATTAAACTAATATTCTCAAAGCTTTTATCTGTCTCTATCTCTATGCACCATATAGTGAATATATATTGAAGCTATTTCAATTCGATAACATTATAAAAGATATGAAGATCCTAGCAGTATTTGTTAAGAGATATATGAGGTATCGCTATATAGTAATAGGATTTCTACTTGCGTTAACAGTATTTATTTTAAGAGCATATACAAATGGTTCTATAGTTCCATTGGTTATAAAGGATCTTGCTGATGCTGTAGGTCGTGGCAATATCATAGGGGGAGGAGGAACCTATGCCTTAATGAGACTGGGTATTGCTGTAATTATTATGGTTGGAACTGAGTGGATGCTCAAACCATATTTTTCTTCGATTGCAAGATTTATTGTAGATATGAAGAAGAATATGATTAAAAAGATTGATCCTACTAATGGCGATAGGAAGGATATTGTTGGTAGAATTGCTTCAGATATAGATTTTGTTGCATGGAATATAAGTAGTATGTATACCACTGTTACACCCAATGTTCTAACAGCTATTGTAAGTTCTATGACTCTATACACATTGAATCCTATGATAGGAATTATAAACATACTCTTTATACCAATACCCCTTATAATTCTTAATCAATATGTGAAGAGGGCTGAAATTGCTAGAATGGGTGAGAGAATGATGTATAGTGAAAGCATTTACTATATACAGAAGTTTGTCGAAGGAGACTGTAATGCTCATGAAATACTTACGTCCTCTCTAAATAAGTGGTATAGTAATATACAAAAGCTTATCTATCTCGATCGATTCTACTGGTCATCTACGTTAGCATACATATTTCTAGCACCTATATTCTCTATACTACTATTATCAATGGGAAATATAAGGGTTACATCTGGAGATGTAGCAGGAATAATATATACCAGTATGCAGATACATTCATCGCTTATAAATGGTTTATGGGGATTAGCTATTCTTGGACAGACTATTCCAGCTATAGAGAGGATACTAAATATAAGTGAAAGAAGATAAATTCTATCCCTGTTGAACTGTTTTTTGGAGTTGTTTCTGAAGTGATGATAATATTTGTGATAATTGTTGAAGCGATTGTGCTAAAGTTTTTGTTGTTTCTAGTAATTTTTGTGCTTCTTCGAGAGCTGTCATAATATTATTTCTCTGTATAAATATCTGAGCTATCCTCTTTATAGCACTATATTTCTTAGCCCATCTCGGAATAATTCCTAGTGTTCTTAGCTCATCTAGTCTCTTAGTAAAGGTATGTATATCCATACCTAATTTCTCAGCTGCTTCATTGAATGATGATGTATATACTATTGCTTTTAGAATCTCTATATGTTCTGGCTTTACATTATGTACAGAACCTAGAAACACCTCGAGATACTCAACAAGTACATCCTCTACCACTTCTCTAATTATAACCTCTAGCTCTTCACTCTCCACAAGAAATACATCAGATAGCTGTATAACCCTAACACCAAGTCTATCCGCCAACTCCTTTGCTGAATCATCTGCAAAACCTTTACATATAATCATGGGCTTCATATTCAATAAAATAGAGTTGACATATACTTGTCTAACACCAGAGACATCTATTTTCCCCGCCTTTACT
Above is a genomic segment from Ignisphaera aggregans DSM 17230 containing:
- a CDS encoding aspartate semialdehyde dehydrogenase (COGs: COG0136 Aspartate-semialdehyde dehydrogenase~InterPro IPR000534:IPR012280:IPR000319:IPR005676~KEGG: mka:MK1389 aspartate-semialdehyde dehydrogenase~PFAM: Semialdehyde dehydrogenase dimerisation region; Semialdehyde dehydrogenase NAD - binding~PRIAM: Aspartate-semialdehyde dehydrogenase~SPTR: Q8TVK0 Aspartate-semialdehyde dehydrogenase~TIGRFAM: aspartate-semialdehyde dehydrogenase~PFAM: Semialdehyde dehydrogenase, dimerisation domain; Semialdehyde dehydrogenase, NAD binding domain~TIGRFAM: aspartate-semialdehyde dehydrogenase (non-peptidoglycan organisms)), which codes for MKRSVAILGATGIVGQRFFSLLSEHPWFDLRLVMASERSAGKIYAESVKWVLEKPLPKKAYELTIEQIDIDTITREKIDIAFTALPADAAKEIEPELARRGIVVVSNASSMRLEPDIPLLNPEVNADHIDVIEFQRRNRGWNGAIAKVPNCTTAILTLSLKPLHDEYGIKRVVVSTMQALSGAGLTGVPSMFILDNIIPYIEGEEEKVEAESRKILGTLKQGVIELNNSIAVSASCHRVMVLEGHSMAVFVELEKKPRDIEEIINVMETFKDNKIKGLGLPTAPEKPVVVRREVDRPQPRLDRLEGNGMSVVVGRIREDKVMNGIKYFALGHNTIRGAAGTGVLIAELLVKKDLA
- a CDS encoding hypothetical protein (KEGG: tpe:Tpen_1598 hypothetical protein~PFAM: Rubrerythrin) encodes the protein MDQEYIAKVLSCIRDSEFQAYRVYMKLSSLPFLSKEISITFRHIARESQNHGLFIEELMSLLNLSYINNACRDVGGTTYDSYKKLDELYGREIRELDNVIEILNLLNNVETVAGEEIYTALVLPLLAKSVENELISEIIHKVKSDENIHRYLVELSRKFINR
- a CDS encoding isocitrate dehydrogenase (NADP) (COGs: COG0538 Isocitrate dehydrogenase~InterPro IPR001804:IPR004439~KEGG: iho:Igni_1064 isocitrate dehydrogenase (NADP)~PFAM: isocitrate/isopropylmalate dehydrogenase~PRIAM: Isocitrate dehydrogenase (NADP(+))~SPTR: A8ABE0 Isocitrate dehydrogenase (NADP)~TIGRFAM: isocitrate dehydrogenase, NADP-dependent~PFAM: Isocitrate/isopropylmalate dehydrogenase~TIGRFAM: isocitrate dehydrogenase, NADP-dependent, prokaryotic type), with protein sequence MFRYVKPPTEGEFIRIENGRFVVPRNPIVAYIEGDGVGPEVVSAARAVIDEAIDIVYGDRGIVWWELYAGEKAVKIYGELLPSDTIEGIKYTIVALKGPLTTPIGTGHRSLNVALRQLLDLYANMRPVYFFGQPAPHRYADYDNFVIFRENTEDLYLGIEWRYDSEEARKLREFLRRELGIVIRDDAGLGLKVISRFATERIVRKALRWAIENRRRVVTVMHKGNIMKYTEGAFREWAYEVALKEFRDFIVTEEEVEKLYGGKVPEGKILFNDRVADNMFQQLVVRPWDYDVIIAPNVNGDYISELANALVGGVGIAPSLNMGDYIAIAEPVHGTAPKYAGKDIANPMAAILSGALLLDYIGWKEAAELIRKGIKEAIRQNKVTQDIARHLQNVTPLKCSEFTKQLIEILHSIK
- a CDS encoding ABC-type multidrug transport system ATPase and permease components-like protein (KEGG: cma:Cmaq_1288 ABC-type multidrug transport system ATPase and permease components-like protein~SPTR: A8M8P6 ABC-type multidrug transport system ATPase and permease components-like protein), which gives rise to MKLFQFDNIIKDMKILAVFVKRYMRYRYIVIGFLLALTVFILRAYTNGSIVPLVIKDLADAVGRGNIIGGGGTYALMRLGIAVIIMVGTEWMLKPYFSSIARFIVDMKKNMIKKIDPTNGDRKDIVGRIASDIDFVAWNISSMYTTVTPNVLTAIVSSMTLYTLNPMIGIINILFIPIPLIILNQYVKRAEIARMGERMMYSESIYYIQKFVEGDCNAHEILTSSLNKWYSNIQKLIYLDRFYWSSTLAYIFLAPIFSILLLSMGNIRVTSGDVAGIIYTSMQIHSSLINGLWGLAILGQTIPAIERILNISERR
- a CDS encoding RecB family-like endonuclease (COGs: COG4998 endonuclease (RecB family)~KEGG: hbu:Hbut_0039 RecB family-like endonuclease~SPTR: A2BIV6 Endonuclease of RecB family~PFAM: Protein of unknown function DUF91; Bacterial regulatory helix-turn-helix protein, lysR family), producing MSESHRRLSPTSRWVSSERIAARVLEELGFRVIETHKKVFVNNIEVGEVDIIASDSDGQLWAVEVKAGKIDVSGVRQVYVNSILLNMKPMIICKGFADDSAKELADRLGVRVIQLSDVFLVESEELEVIIREVVEDVLVEYLEVFLGSVHNVKPEHIEILKAIVYTSSFNEAAEKLGMDIHTFTKRLDELRTLGIIPRWAKKYSAIKRIAQIFIQRNNIMTALEEAQKLLETTKTLAQSLQQLSQILSSLQKQLQKTVQQG